A stretch of DNA from Staphylococcus equorum:
AAATATTTCAGATAAAGCAGTGCTTAAGCATATTGTTGAAGATTTATATAAAGGTGACAATACTATAGATGTTGACTCAATTTTAAACATCGCAGACAGCGACATAGGACAAAATCTACTTAAGGAAGATTTTAATTTAGTGAGTCAATTGGGCGTACGTGGATTCCCAACAATAGTAATCGTTAATAAAGATAACCAAGGAACAAAAATTGTAGGAGCTCGCTCATTAGAAACTTATATAGATGCATTAGAAAAATTAGATACTTCTACAACTATAGAGCCAAATCCATTGCCAAAATTCTCATTATATTTAAATGAACAATCAAGTTTATTTTCCAAAGAAATTGAAGTAATGTACGATATCGAAGAAAAGAATGTTCCAAATTTTATAGAGAAAGACTTGGACAAATCGAAATACACTATCTCGAATATACTTGGAGAAAGCTATTACGAAGCCAAATAAATTGAGTTGTTATTAATGAATTATAAAATTTAACAAGATGAAAACACTATGAAAAGTAGTGTTCTCATCTTTTTTATTTCCCGAGAAATAATTAAATAACAGAACAGACCCTTTTAAATTTAATAATAAAGAATGCTAGTTACATCGTTGTTACATTGAATATTTAGATGCTATAAACAGTAAATTATCTTTATATCGCCTGGTGTTTTATCATGTAATCAGCAGAGGATTTTTTTAATTGTGTGATGCTCATATACGTTTTAAATATAAAAGTATAAGCATGATATCAAATTAGAAAACCATCAATATTCAATAAGGTTTATAAAGGAGTACTAAATAAATGACAAAACATATACCATTAAGTGTCCTCGAACTTGTAGGCATTTCAGAAAATCAAACAGTCAAAGAAGCGCTTGAAGCATCTATGGATAATGCAGAGCTTGTAGATCATCTTGGATTCAAGAGACTTTGGTTTGCTGAGCATCATAATACAAAAAATCTTGCATCCAGTGCTACATCACAACTGATTGCGATGGCAGCAGCACGAACAAAAAATATTCGTGTCGGCTCGGGCGGGATTATGTTGCCAAATCATTCACCATTGCAGTTAGCTGAAAATTTCGGCACGACTGCACAACTTTATCCGGGGAGAATTGACCTTGGACTTGGAAGAGCGCCTGGCACTGATCAAAAGACATCACAGTTGATTACACGTTCTGATAGTGATGCACAGACTTTTGCAAATTCTATTTTTGACCTCATGGGCTGGTTCAGCGACGAAGGTCTCGGTAACAGTGTTCCTGTGACTTCCACAGTAGGTACAGGTACGAATATACCAATTTGGGTATTGGGCTCAAGTATAAATGGTGCATCTATTGCTGGACAGCTTGGCCTGCCGTATTCTATTGCGACACATTTTGCACCTGATGACTATAAACAAAAAATTGACATGTACCGTTCAACATTCAAGACGGATGCGCCAACTTCTCAGATTGATGAACCGTATGTCATGGCGGGGATTAATGTAGTTGTAGCACCAACAGATGAAGAAGCAGAAAAAATTTGGACAACGACGATTCAAATGATGAGAGATATGCATACTGGTCAGCAACGTAAGCTACAACCACCTGTAGATCCCGAAGAATTAGGGTCAGAAGAACAAAGAAAAATGATGGAATCAATGTTCAGTATCAAAGCGGTGGGTTCACCTGAAACAGTTCGTAATAAATTAGAAGCATTCACTGAAGAGACTGGAGCGGATGAACTTATCATTGCGACTTATGCGTATGACCCAGAAAAAAGAAAACAATCCATGGAACTACTCGCAGACCTGTGGTTCTAAAGCAGTGATGCTCAAGGAAGTTATTTTCATGGTTAATCAAAGTAAAAAACAAAAATCGTCTGATTAGATTTAAGATAATGAGAACTGCATGTCGTTTATGATATGCAGTTCTTTTATATATAAATAAAAAGTGAATAAAAATTATTTTAAAATTGAAATTAAGGATTTAATACATCTTTTTTAAAAGCTATTTGCTATATGCATCTTTAGTTTCGTATACTATTACTATCAAACTAAAGGGGAAATTATATGAACAATTCACAAAATCAAGTTATTCAAAGTTATAAAGAATTTTGGACGCGTTTTTTGGACATTAATGGCAGATCTACTCGTCCTGACTTTTGGCATCCTTTTTGGATTAACTTCGTAATATCTTCGCTTTTAGGAATAGTATCAGCAGGTTTACTAAGCAGTGTATTCGCAATTGCAATTATTATTCCTTCATTTACCGTAATGGCCAGACGTTTACATGATACAAATCGTACGATGGTTCTTGCAATAGTTTCTCATATCAGCGGTTTTATAGCGATGGTGGCAACTATTGTATTTATTGTCGGTGTTTTAGCAGTTGCAAGCTCCGGTAGTGGTGGCATGATTGGTGCTTCATTATTAGCTGGTGCATTTGGTGCCGTTGTTGCTGGAGTAATAGCACTATATACTTTATATGTATTAGTTATCACTGGTAATAAAGAACCTAATAATTATGGCTCAGGGGGAAGCTGTGAAATTGACCCTCAGGCTCATACTCATTAGTTAAATAAATTCATTAAAGACTGTAGATAAAGGCTCAAATGAGTTTTTACCTACAGTTTTATTTTGTGTTTCCTTTAAAGTAATGGTTCGATTTTAAAAATACTATCTCCAAAAATTAAATAGTGGTAAACTTATATCTTAAGTATTAAAACTGAGCATTTAATAAAGGAGTAGTTGAGTACTTTGAAACTAATAAAAAAAGCAATCATACCGGCAGCTGGTTTAGGTACAAGATTTTTACCAGCAACAAAAGCAATGCCGAAAGAAATGCTACCAATCTTAGATAAACCTACAATTCAGTATATAGTTGAAGAAGCTGCAAAAGCGGGCATCGAAGATATTATTATCGTAACAGGTAAACATAAACGTTCAATTGAAGATCATTTCGATAATCAAAAAGAATTAGAAATGATATTAGAGGACAAAGGTAAAACAGATTTACTAGAAAAAGTGCATTATTCTACAAGCCTTGCTAATATTTTTTACGTAAGACAAAAAGAACAAAAAGGTTTAGGTCATGCGATTTATTCAGCAAGACAATTTATTGGTAATGAACCATTCGCAGTTCTTTTAGGTGATGATATTGTAGAATCTGAAACGCCAGCAATTAAACAATTGATGAATGTATATGAAGAAACAGGCAAGTCAGTGATTGGCGTACAAGAAGTACCAGACTCAGAGACACATCGTTATGGTATTATTGATCCTTTAGAAAAATTAGGATTAAAATATAAAGTAAAGCAGTTTGTGGAAAAACCAAAACAAGGTACAGCACCATCAAACTTAGCAATCATGGGACGTTACGTTTTAACGCCAGAAATTTTTGATTATCTTAAAAGTCAAAAAGAGGGCGCAGGGAATGAAATTCAATTAACCGATGCTATTGAGAGAATGAATAGCGAAAGCCAAGTTTATGCATATGATTTCGAAGGTAACCGTTATGATGTCGGAGAAAAGCTGGGATTTGTCAAAACAACGATTGAATATGCATTAAAAGATAAGAACATGAAAGATGAATTAAAAGCATTTATAAACAACTTAAATTTATAAAAAATAAACGCAATTCACTTAACAATAGTGAGATTGCGTTTTTTATCTTAAATATAATCAGTTTATAATATCAACAAATTTTTCATTTGCTGTTAAATAATAGCCATCAGAAGTTTTTAATCTAGGTGTAAGTTTGTCAGTGAATGCAAGATCAACAATATCTAATGTCATTCCAGGTTTTAAAGTTTTAATTGGATCGTTGTTAAATGAAATAGTTTCGTACAATTTACATTTTTTAATAACTTCTACTGATTTTGGAATATGAGATACATAACCTTCAATCTTATTAAGATTTATTTCTGTTACAAACGCTTTATCCACTGTGATGTATAAATTATCATTGGTGATTAATAGAGGTGTTTGATCAGCACTTTTTCCAGTTGCTTTAATTTTTATAAGTTGCCCTTTTGCAATTGAGTCGAGGGGATCATTGAAATCAGTATTTTTATATCTGTTGATTTCTTGTTTCACAACAATATGGTCAGGCGCATGTACTAGATAATGATCCGTATTTAATGAAACAGCTTCTTTTTTATCTGAAATAAATTCAAGGTGAAAGTTCTGACGTTTTAATTTACTTTGGTCATTAAAATTTGGATAAGTTGCACGAACTAACACTTGGTCAAAGCCGTTATATTGAATTGAAATATTAAAATCAGTATCTTCAAATTTCAAATCGTCTGTTTTAATATAAATACAGTCATTTTCTACTATGAAATCCACTTTTTTACTGAAGCGGTCATCTTTAATTTTGACTAATTTTACTGCGTCAATAGCTATATTAGGTTGTTTATACAATTCTATGACTTCATAAAATGTATTATTGATTAGTCTTGTACCATTGTATATGGCAGTACATTTTGTTTTAAGTTCAACCAAATTCTTGAAACTTTCAGGATATTTAAAATAAACCATGTGATCTTTAATATATTTATAAGCATTTGCTTCATAAATCATATATTCAATATATGATACAAAATTCTTTTGATTATGGTGGTATGTATGATAAACATTTTTATACTTATCATTTATTAATAATTTTTCCATCTCGTAGCCCGCACCTGTGATTACAGACTCAACTTCATTGAATTGTTGATAAAAGAAATCCTTGTCATTAGAATTCAAGAATGTTTTTGTAACTAAGAAACGAGAAATAAAATCCATTTCTAAAATACGACATAAAATTTGCTCTTTAGCGTATTCAGGAAGTTCCATTTGAATAATTTCTTTAAGTACATCCAAATTAAACTGAGATTTTTCCATCATGTCAGTGGCTTTTATTAATGAAATATTATCAGCATAACGATTTACATGATAGACAGGTTCTGGTGACATAGAAGCACTTTGAGATTTACTGATTAATTCAGAATAAAACAGTTTATCTTCTCCATACTTTAAATTTTTGAACTTCATATTGTTATCAATAACAGTTGAGCGCTTGAACACTTTACCCCAAGGGCCAACAGCTCTAAATATATTATAAATTTCATAAGGTACCAGTCCATTCGCTTCTTTATAAGAAGCGAAGTTAGCTACTTTTCTTATTTCATTATTCATATGTTTGTAACATTGACCAAACCCAATATCTGAATTATGTGTTTGCATCTGACGAATTAATTTAGGAAAACCTTCTGCTTCTAACCAATCATCAGCGTCTAGTATAGTTAAATATTCTCCATTGGCTTCTTGCATACCAATGTTACGTGGGATTGCAGGGCCGCCTGAATTTTCATCTAATTGAATAGCTCGAATAAATTCATATTGTTCAGCATAACGATTTAATATTGCGTACGAACCATCTGTGGAAACATCATCCACAAAAATAGCTTCAATTTGCGACTTATCAATATTTAAATTAATTAAGGATTGAATACAATTTTCTAAAAAAGGTTCTTTGTTATATACTGTTACCACTATTGAAATTAATTTCTGAATTGTAATCTCCTACTTATTGCTTGTAACTAAAAGTATTTATCACCATTATATATTATTTTCATGTAATGTACATTCAAATATTAATAAAGATGATTAACTACGTATTTGAAGATACATAAAGTGACATTATATTTTTAATGTTTATAGCTCGACTTTTAGTGCCTTATATGTAGAAACGCATCAAACATGACGCTAAAAATAATTCACTTAGAATGTTACTCTATTCATTTAACAGGTTTGCTTATTCGTTTCTATGCCTCTTGTAATGTTATAGTTTAAGAAACTATAATAGCGAATGCGATTAAATATTCAAATGGTGATGTGAACATCTATTTAAAAGTAGAAGATGCTAAAGTTATCGTCATCATGGAAAATGATGCACCGAATTTAACTCAAGAAAATGTAGAACAAATATTTAATCGTTTTTATATGGCAGATCGTTCTCGTATAGGATATGGAAGCGGATTGGGCTTATCAATTGCACAAAGTTATATGAAGAAAATGGATGGTACAATATACGCAAAATTAGAGAATGAAAAAATATCCATTATATGTGAATGGGATAAACGAAGCGAGTAAAAACTATAAAACTGCTTATATATCATTTCATTGGTTGTAAGTTATACGCTATAAGTATTGGAGAAGGTTGCCTATGAATAATTTTAAAAAGATATTTACAAGTAGCACGAAAACGGCAAATAAGAAAGTAATCACCGTATATGTGATTTTGCGCTTAATTGTTATGTTCAGCCTTATTAATGAATTGATATTTATCCAAAGATGGGATGTGATTTTCACCCTTGTTTTGACGCTTGTACTCTTTACTATTCCACAATTAACTGAACGATTATTAAAAATTGAAATTCCTAATTTACTTGAATTTATAATTATACTGTTTATTTTTAGTTCTACGATTTTAGGTGAACTTGGAGATTTTTACAGTTATTTTAGACTATGGGACACAATGCTTCATTCAATTAATGGCTTTTTAGCTGCAGGTATCGGATTTTCACTAGTATTTTTACTTAATAAAAATGTACGAGGAATCAATTTAAATCCACTGTTTCTGGCAATCGTTACATTTTGTTTTTCTATGACAATCGGTGTGATGTGGGAGTTCTTTGAATATACTGTTGATCAGGGTATGGGTATGGACATGCAAAAAGATCGAGTAGTTCAAAAAGTGAATAGTGCAGCTTTGGCAAATGAGCACAATACTGTGCATCACATTGATAATATTGAGAAAACAATTATAGAGAGTAAAGACGAGTCGGGAAATCATGTAGAAAATGTGGTTGATGGTGGCTATCTTGATGTCGGCATACATGACACAATGAAAGATTTATTTGTGAACTTGCTGGGTGCAGCTACATTTAGTGTGCTAAGTTATTCATACGCGAAATACGACCGGAAAAAATATAAATTTGTGAAGAATTTTATTCTAAAAAGAGAAAAACCATAATTGTTCACTGTCGATATTATGAAGTTAACGACACCTGAAATTAAGCTCAAATAGTTAAACCTGAGGTCCTTTTTGTTCAATATAATCAATTTTATAATTTAACTATTTGAGTTTTTATCTACAGAGCTCCTTTTTGGTATTGAGTTTTAAGTAAAATAAGTAATATAGTTAATAAAATGAATGAGGGTAACCAAACAAGATCCAAATTCAACATGCCTAGATAAATACAAACAGAAAGAATGGGTAGGCCGAGTGAATTTCCCAGGGAATAAACACTTTTTACATTGTGACTTGCGTATTCTGTCACGATTATTTTTCTGAATATGATTCTTGCACCACCAAAAGATAGACCAAAGCATAGCATTAATAGCAGTTTTATTATTATTGTATCCTCGAAGTAATACCATAGAACAGATATTGATATACTTATAATTAAAAAGATATTCATCCATTTATAAGACATATACTTACTAAGTAAAATACCGATAAGTGCCATACCAACGCCTAAAGCACTATCTAATAATGCTACTTCGTGTATCTCTCGATTTTTATATACTGTAAATGTAGGTAACATAAAATTGATAGTTCCTAATATTGGCCACATAAGCATGCCAATGAGGTAATGAACTATTTTTACAGGTTCCTTTGAAGTATGTGCAGTTTTACAGGTAACATCATGTGTCATCAATTTTACTTTTTAAATGCCTAAGTGAAGTAAGAAGTAGACTATCCCGTATATTAAAAAAATCCAAAATAAAGCAATGAATTTCATAATTACTGCAATAAACAAAGGTCCTATCATTAAAGCGACTTGATTGACTGTCATTGAAAGAGAACTATATTTATTAATAAATTCTTCATTTTTATTCTCTTCTAATTCAGAAAACCACAATTCTAAACTTGTTTCTAATAGAAAAAATACAATCCATAAAGCAAAATTCAAAAGTATTAATAAAAGCGTGTTTTGGTAAATCATGGTGATAGCGATAACTATAAAAAATATTCCTAAAAAAGATAATTTTGTAAGGTTACTGCCTGAATAATTTTTGAAAAATAAATTGATTAAAAATGGAGTGAATATTGCAGGAACGAATGAGAGAATAGTTGAAATCGCTAAATCACTTGTAGATTCAGGACTGGCTAATTCCCAGTTAATCGCTAGAATTAATCCACCACAGATAAATCTATATAAAGCCGTAATGATTAAGTATTTATTCATTATAATCATCACTACTATCAAAAATTTTATTTGCTAAATCATTAGCTTTATTTATATGTTTATATATTTTAGTAGTTGGTAGCTCGGGCCAACCAAATTGCACTAAACCATCACGACTGCTCCAGTTTTCAGGATCACTTACGATATCACCGATATTTTTTAATAAACTGATACGCTTAATTTCGGTATCTTTTGATATATCTGGGAAATTGATATTTGCTATTTTTCCTTTTTGTGCCTTCATGAAAGCTATTGCTGATGTGCTGTTTGGTCTAAATGTGAATGGAGGTTTGAGTTTGTTGTTTATATACATTTCAATATGTAGTTGATAGGGGTTAATGCTGTAAGAAGATTCAACTAAATCCATAATAGCATCTCCGCCTGGTCTAGCTGCGGCTTCAATGACGTATAGATTGTTGTCTTTGATTTTTATTTCTATGTGAGCTACCCCACGATTAATTCCTAAAGATTTACATGCTTGTATTGCTAGTTTTTTAATATTTTCATCTTTATATCTGTGGCTAGGAACTAAGTGCCCCATTTCAGTAAACCAAGGTCTTGGAGATAAATATTTTTCTGTGACAGTGATTACTTCATAGAAGTTTTCACCACATAAAACTTCTACAGACACTTCCTCGTTGCTATCGATAAATGTTTCAATAAGAAACGTATTTTTAGAAACTTTGAAAGAATCAGCATAAGCAGCCATAACTTTTTGAGATTTCATATAAGCTTCCTTACATTCTGCTTCATTATGAGCTAAGTAAACGCCGCCACTACCGCCAAAATCTACAGGTTTTATAATAACGGGAAACTCAAATGTTTGTATCAATTCTTTCAATTGTTCAATAGTTTCAAAAAGTTTCGATTTTGGAGTAGGGATATCAGCTTTTTCAAATACTTCCTTCATTAGATGTTTATTTCTACAAGCTTCTACGACTTCATCATCAAGGTAAGGCAACCCGTAGTCTTTGTTTAACTTATTAGCTACTTTAAGTGTCCAATCATTTAAAGGAACTATAGATTTAGGTTCATAACCTTGTGTTTTATAATAGTCTATTTCATTTTTTATATCCTCATAACTTAAGGGGTCTGCATCAATACAAAAATCAAAATAAGCATTGTATTTATATTTCGAACCTTTTATTGCTGTCCATATCTGAAAATCTCTTATTGATTTCCCACCGGCATATGATCGTTCTCTAAGGAATTGATCAGCTCCTAATAACAGTAAATATTCTTCCATATTAGCCTCCTTAATTTTTATGCATATTTTATTACATAAAAATAATACCATATTAATGTAAATTTAAACAATTAGGAAAACGATTATTTTGTTATAGTATTGTGGTTTGTTTTATATAGTGTTGCTTTGTATTGATTAGAAGTTTGGAAAAACTTAGTGAGCTGATTGGTTAAGAAGTATCATGATCTAAGTTAGCGTAAAGATTTGAGGTTAATATATTAAAGGATTTTAAAGTTATAGTTTGGGGATGAAATCAAATTTCATATTTTTGATTTCATCCCCAGTCTTTTTCATTAAAATAAAGTTTTATTCTTCTTGCAGTTCATTGTATCCAAAGTCAATTTCAAAACCTAAATCTTGAATCATTTTATAGTCTAGTTGATTTGGCTGTCCTCCAGTAATTAAATAGTCTCCTACAAATATTGAATTTGCAGCCTTCAAAGCTAAAGGTTGTAGTGAACGTAAATTAACCTCTCTACCGCCAGCAATTCTAATTTCTTTAGATGGATTAACGAGTCTAAATAAAGCAATTAGTCTTAAACATTTCATAGGAGTTAATTCATCCATTTCTCCGAACTTTGTGCCTTGAATAGGATGTAAAAAATTAATAGGAATACTATCGGCATCAATTTCTTTTAAGGCGAATGCCATATCAATAATATCTTGATTTGATTCTCCCATACCACAAATGACACCAGAACATGGTGAAATATTGTTTGCTTTCATAATTTCTAAAGTATTGGTTCTATCCTTATAAGTATGTGTAGTTACAACTGTTTCATGGTAGTTTTCGCTTGTATTTATATTATGGTTATATCTATCGACACCAGCTGCCTTGAGTTTTTTAGCTTGCTCATCATTGGTTAATCCAAGACATGCACATACTTTCAACTGTGGGTGATTTGATTTTATTTCTTCTACAGTTCTACTTATATGGTCAATTTCTTTATTACTTGGACCTCTACCGCTCATAACGATACAATAAGTGCCTATATTGTTTTCATGCGCTACTTTGGCACCACTAACGATTTGTTCTTCTGGCACTAAACTATAGCGCTGCTTTTGTTTCATATCCCTAGATTGACCGCAATAACCACAATCTTCAGGACAGATACCACTTTTTGCATTTAAAATCATGTTTAATTTTACTTTTTTGCCGTAATAGTGTTTTCTTAATATGTAAGCCTCGTTTAATAAATCTAATGTGTCTACGTTAGAATCTTCATATACATTTAGCAACGTATCTTTAGTTAATATTTTCCCTTGTAAAATGTTTTCAGCTAATTTCATATTAATTCTCCTCATTTCATTAGGCTTTAATAGTTTCTCCTTTTTATAATAAGGCTATTTCTATACAAATGTAAACTAAAATAAATAAATGGTTTACATTAACTCCGTACTAGCTGAAAATTCTGATGAGGGGGGAACAAGGTTTTATATTCAACTTGCTTAAGGAAGTCTAATAAAATTTACAAAAACTTAAAATTTGATTTGATTCATCTAAGTAGTCACGATAAACTAAAGTCATTGTAAAAAATATATTTACGAGGGGATAGTGTAGTGTTTAATAGTAGCGAACAATTAATTTTAGGATTTACGATCATTATTTATTTTATTTTTCTATTGCTCATGTCTGTATACATACAACGAAAAATTAAAACTTATGATGACTATAATATGGCAAGTAGAACGGTAACATTATGGCCACTGATTTTAACATTTGTCAGCACTGGTGTAGGTGGCGCGACATTGTTAGGTTATATGGAGAATGGTTATACATTAGGTATGGGACAGCAGTGGATTCATATCACTATGATGGCCGCTGTTATCGTACTTGCATTCTTTTTATTAAAACGTATTAGATTATTAGGTGAAAAGCACAATATGGTAACAATCGGTGATTATACTGCGCTTCGTTATGGAGAATCAGCACGTATTCCAACTGTTATCAGTTTCTTATTTGCTTATTGTGCGATGACAGGTATGCAGTTTGTTGCAATTGCTTCTATTTTAAATTTAACAATAGGATTAAATATGACAGCGGGTATTATTATAGGATGTATCTTGCTGACTATAAAAACTTATCTCGGCGGTTTAAAAGCTGTGATTTGGCAAGATGTTGTTCAAGGGACGATGCTAACGATTGGTATCATAGTACTATTCTTTGTGGTTATATTCTACTCAGGTAATTGGAGCGAAATTAAAGCTAATGCGAGTAGCCAAAATCAAAATGATATGTTGAACTTCCTTAATATCACACCAAATGAAATCTTAATTTATCTGTTAACATTAGCTTTTTATCAATTTATCAGACAAGATGTGTGGCAACGTATTTGGGCAGCTAAAGACTTGAAAACTGCGAGAAATGGTTATGGCCTCTCGATGATTATTGCGGTAGCATTAGGTGCAATGACAGTATTTATTGGTGTCTATGCTAAGTTTGGTTTGAATTTGGACATAGCAGAAACCCCATTAGTTTATTATAATGTCATCCAAAACGTGTTCCCATTTCCATTAGTCCTTGTAATGATTATAATATTATTAGCAGCAGTCATATCTAGTGCGGATTCCTTCTTTATTGCAGGTTCTTCATCTATAGCTAACGATATTATAAAACCAAATGTGAAAAGTGATAATCAGAATAAAATGCTGTTATATAGTAAACTTTCAGTGTTAATCGTAGCTGTGATTTCGTTAGTATTGGCGCTTATGATCCCAGGATTAGTAGATCTTATGGTAACAGGTACTGCAATGTCAGTTTCAGGCTTACTTGCGCCAGTGATGTTCGGTCTATTTTGGAAAAAACCTACGAAGCTTGCAGGTAACATTGCAATGTGGAGTGGGCTTGGTTCAGCAGTAATATGGCAAATACTAGGTCATCCGTTTGGTCTACATCCAATCTTAATTGGGTTGCCACTATCAATAATTATGTTATTACTTGTAACATTCTTTGGTAAAAAAGATTACGCAACAGTTTAAGCAAACAGTTCACCAAAAACTTTATAAAAAATAACAAAATCTCACTCATCTTATTTGATGAGTGAGATTTTTATTATAAGCTAATTGTGTTTTTTATATCATATACTTTCATATTAGATTATATCTCAAGTTATTCTTCTGATATTTTAACCACTTGTTTACCAAAGTTTTCACCAGAAAATAATTTTCTAAATGCATTAGGCAATTGATCAAAACCTTCATCGATTGTTACTTGTGATTTTATTTTATCTTCAGCTACCCATTTGGCAAGTTGTTCGCTTGCTTCTTTAAAATGCTCTGCAAACTGTCCTACTACAAAACCTTGCATTAGGGCTTGGCTTTTAACTAGTGTTTCCTGAATTCTTGGTCCCATTTCAGTTTGCGTATTATTGTAAGTTGAGATTGCACCACAAACAGGTACACGTGCAAATGTATTTAAATGTTTGAAAACTTCATCTGATAATTTTCCACCGACGTTTTCGTAATATACATCAATACCATTTGGTACAGATGCGGCAAGTTGTGCTTCAAAATCATCGCCTTTATAATCAACAGCCGCATCAAAGCCTAATGTGTCTGTTAAATATTGTGTTTTTTCTTTTCCACCGGCAATGCCAACTACTTTTGCGCCTTTTATTTTAGCAATTTGTCCTACTACAGACCCTACAGCGCCGGAAGCAGCAGATACAACAACTGTTTCTCCTTCTTTTGGTTTACCTATTTCCAACAAACCAGTATATGCTGTCATACCTGGCATTCCTAAAATGCTTAAGTATAAATGTAGAGGAACTTCTGTGG
This window harbors:
- a CDS encoding LLM class flavin-dependent oxidoreductase is translated as MTKHIPLSVLELVGISENQTVKEALEASMDNAELVDHLGFKRLWFAEHHNTKNLASSATSQLIAMAAARTKNIRVGSGGIMLPNHSPLQLAENFGTTAQLYPGRIDLGLGRAPGTDQKTSQLITRSDSDAQTFANSIFDLMGWFSDEGLGNSVPVTSTVGTGTNIPIWVLGSSINGASIAGQLGLPYSIATHFAPDDYKQKIDMYRSTFKTDAPTSQIDEPYVMAGINVVVAPTDEEAEKIWTTTIQMMRDMHTGQQRKLQPPVDPEELGSEEQRKMMESMFSIKAVGSPETVRNKLEAFTEETGADELIIATYAYDPEKRKQSMELLADLWF
- a CDS encoding DUF805 domain-containing protein, producing the protein MDINGRSTRPDFWHPFWINFVISSLLGIVSAGLLSSVFAIAIIIPSFTVMARRLHDTNRTMVLAIVSHISGFIAMVATIVFIVGVLAVASSGSGGMIGASLLAGAFGAVVAGVIALYTLYVLVITGNKEPNNYGSGGSCEIDPQAHTH
- the galU gene encoding UTP--glucose-1-phosphate uridylyltransferase GalU; its protein translation is MKLIKKAIIPAAGLGTRFLPATKAMPKEMLPILDKPTIQYIVEEAAKAGIEDIIIVTGKHKRSIEDHFDNQKELEMILEDKGKTDLLEKVHYSTSLANIFYVRQKEQKGLGHAIYSARQFIGNEPFAVLLGDDIVESETPAIKQLMNVYEETGKSVIGVQEVPDSETHRYGIIDPLEKLGLKYKVKQFVEKPKQGTAPSNLAIMGRYVLTPEIFDYLKSQKEGAGNEIQLTDAIERMNSESQVYAYDFEGNRYDVGEKLGFVKTTIEYALKDKNMKDELKAFINNLNL
- a CDS encoding glycosyltransferase family 2 protein; its protein translation is MVTVYNKEPFLENCIQSLINLNIDKSQIEAIFVDDVSTDGSYAILNRYAEQYEFIRAIQLDENSGGPAIPRNIGMQEANGEYLTILDADDWLEAEGFPKLIRQMQTHNSDIGFGQCYKHMNNEIRKVANFASYKEANGLVPYEIYNIFRAVGPWGKVFKRSTVIDNNMKFKNLKYGEDKLFYSELISKSQSASMSPEPVYHVNRYADNISLIKATDMMEKSQFNLDVLKEIIQMELPEYAKEQILCRILEMDFISRFLVTKTFLNSNDKDFFYQQFNEVESVITGAGYEMEKLLINDKYKNVYHTYHHNQKNFVSYIEYMIYEANAYKYIKDHMVYFKYPESFKNLVELKTKCTAIYNGTRLINNTFYEVIELYKQPNIAIDAVKLVKIKDDRFSKKVDFIVENDCIYIKTDDLKFEDTDFNISIQYNGFDQVLVRATYPNFNDQSKLKRQNFHLEFISDKKEAVSLNTDHYLVHAPDHIVVKQEINRYKNTDFNDPLDSIAKGQLIKIKATGKSADQTPLLITNDNLYITVDKAFVTEINLNKIEGYVSHIPKSVEVIKKCKLYETISFNNDPIKTLKPGMTLDIVDLAFTDKLTPRLKTSDGYYLTANEKFVDIIN
- a CDS encoding sensor histidine kinase; the protein is MANAIKYSNGDVNIYLKVEDAKVIVIMENDAPNLTQENVEQIFNRFYMADRSRIGYGSGLGLSIAQSYMKKMDGTIYAKLENEKISIICEWDKRSE
- a CDS encoding ATP-grasp domain-containing protein, with the translated sequence MEEYLLLLGADQFLRERSYAGGKSIRDFQIWTAIKGSKYKYNAYFDFCIDADPLSYEDIKNEIDYYKTQGYEPKSIVPLNDWTLKVANKLNKDYGLPYLDDEVVEACRNKHLMKEVFEKADIPTPKSKLFETIEQLKELIQTFEFPVIIKPVDFGGSGGVYLAHNEAECKEAYMKSQKVMAAYADSFKVSKNTFLIETFIDSNEEVSVEVLCGENFYEVITVTEKYLSPRPWFTEMGHLVPSHRYKDENIKKLAIQACKSLGINRGVAHIEIKIKDNNLYVIEAAARPGGDAIMDLVESSYSINPYQLHIEMYINNKLKPPFTFRPNSTSAIAFMKAQKGKIANINFPDISKDTEIKRISLLKNIGDIVSDPENWSSRDGLVQFGWPELPTTKIYKHINKANDLANKIFDSSDDYNE
- the bioB gene encoding biotin synthase BioB; the protein is MKLAENILQGKILTKDTLLNVYEDSNVDTLDLLNEAYILRKHYYGKKVKLNMILNAKSGICPEDCGYCGQSRDMKQKQRYSLVPEEQIVSGAKVAHENNIGTYCIVMSGRGPSNKEIDHISRTVEEIKSNHPQLKVCACLGLTNDEQAKKLKAAGVDRYNHNINTSENYHETVVTTHTYKDRTNTLEIMKANNISPCSGVICGMGESNQDIIDMAFALKEIDADSIPINFLHPIQGTKFGEMDELTPMKCLRLIALFRLVNPSKEIRIAGGREVNLRSLQPLALKAANSIFVGDYLITGGQPNQLDYKMIQDLGFEIDFGYNELQEE